From Nocardioides sp. HDW12B, the proteins below share one genomic window:
- a CDS encoding sigma-70 family RNA polymerase sigma factor — protein MDATARFEAERSRLLGLATQVLGDRGEAEDVVQQAWLRMHRAEGTDAAGDAIENLPGWLTTVTTRLCLDRLRARTPVPSADLDESEPLGTAPDPADAVALADSVGVALQVVLDRLPPRERVAFVLHDSFGFEFATIAEVLDTTPTAARKLASRARARIGQPQPEDRLARWEVVDAFMAAAREGDFERLLALLASDAAVSADEAARLLGTPERIQGAHDTASFFNGSAQAALPVFVGDRPGAAWFQRGRAQVVFDFEVVDGRVHAITFRADPDVLATVARRAGAERRT, from the coding sequence ATGGATGCGACAGCACGGTTCGAGGCGGAGCGGTCCCGGTTGCTGGGGCTCGCCACCCAGGTCCTCGGGGACCGTGGTGAGGCCGAGGACGTCGTCCAGCAGGCCTGGCTGCGGATGCACCGGGCCGAGGGGACCGACGCCGCCGGCGACGCGATCGAGAACCTGCCGGGCTGGTTGACGACGGTGACGACGCGGCTGTGCCTGGACCGGTTGCGGGCGCGGACCCCGGTGCCCTCGGCCGACCTCGACGAGAGCGAGCCTCTCGGGACCGCGCCCGACCCGGCCGACGCCGTCGCCCTCGCCGACTCGGTCGGCGTCGCGCTGCAGGTGGTGCTCGACCGGCTCCCGCCGCGCGAGCGGGTGGCCTTCGTGCTGCACGACAGCTTCGGCTTCGAGTTCGCCACCATCGCCGAGGTGCTGGACACGACCCCGACGGCGGCGCGCAAGCTCGCCTCCCGGGCGCGCGCCCGGATCGGGCAGCCGCAGCCGGAGGACCGGCTGGCGCGGTGGGAGGTCGTCGACGCGTTCATGGCCGCGGCCCGCGAGGGCGACTTCGAGCGGCTGCTCGCGCTGCTGGCCTCCGACGCTGCCGTGTCGGCCGACGAGGCGGCCCGGCTGCTGGGGACGCCCGAGCGGATCCAGGGGGCGCACGACACGGCGTCGTTCTTCAACGGCAGCGCCCAGGCCGCGCTCCCGGTGTTCGTGGGTGACCGGCCGGGCGCCGCGTGGTTCCAGCGCGGCCGCGCCCAGGTCGTCTTCGACTTCGAGGTCGTCGACGGTCGCGTCCACGCGATCACGTTCCGCGCCGACCCCGACGTGCTGGCGACGGTGGCGCGCCGGGCGGGCGCGGAGCGACGTACCTGA
- a CDS encoding ATP-binding protein: MTRSPFRPSFGTNPPTVAGRDAVVAEFADALDSGPGARGRAALFTGNRGIGKTVMLNESEAVARERGWVVVSETATPGLLDRITRESLPELADLLRQGPREQRRVSGVHLPANLGGVDFELPAAESPGGLRTQLNALTDELERNGTGLLLTLDEVHSRRARDDVAQLCAVVQHAFREERPVAFAAAGLPAAVQDLLSEDVSTFLRRARRYVLEPLTPVAAEEALRVPVVDNGRRIGSAALTRAAAATYGYPFLVQLVGDQAWRQDASSEEITEDHVAVAVEASLREVGALVHEPALNDLSETDRAFVKVMVEDEGESAIADVERRLGRDHGYVSRYRSRLIVAGIIEPTRRGYVDFTIPYMREFVRANRDRL, translated from the coding sequence ATGACGCGGAGCCCGTTCCGGCCGTCCTTCGGCACCAACCCCCCGACCGTGGCCGGTCGCGACGCGGTGGTGGCCGAGTTCGCCGACGCGCTCGACTCCGGACCCGGGGCCCGGGGCCGGGCGGCGCTGTTCACCGGCAACCGAGGCATCGGCAAGACGGTCATGCTCAACGAGAGCGAGGCGGTCGCGAGGGAACGCGGCTGGGTCGTCGTCTCGGAGACCGCCACCCCCGGCCTGCTGGACCGGATCACGCGTGAGTCCCTGCCCGAGCTGGCCGACCTGCTGCGGCAGGGCCCGCGCGAGCAGCGCCGGGTGTCGGGGGTGCACCTGCCGGCGAACCTCGGGGGAGTGGACTTCGAGCTCCCGGCGGCGGAGTCGCCCGGAGGCCTCCGCACCCAGCTCAACGCGCTGACCGACGAGCTCGAGCGCAACGGGACCGGGCTCCTGCTCACCCTCGACGAGGTGCACAGCCGGCGCGCGCGTGACGACGTCGCCCAGCTCTGCGCGGTCGTCCAGCACGCCTTCCGCGAGGAGCGGCCGGTCGCCTTCGCCGCGGCCGGTCTGCCCGCCGCGGTCCAGGACCTGCTCAGCGAGGACGTCTCGACCTTCCTGCGTCGCGCGCGTCGCTACGTGCTCGAGCCGCTCACCCCGGTCGCCGCGGAGGAGGCCCTGAGGGTCCCGGTCGTGGACAACGGTCGCCGCATCGGCAGCGCTGCTCTCACCCGGGCGGCCGCGGCGACGTACGGCTACCCCTTCCTGGTCCAGCTGGTCGGGGACCAGGCCTGGCGCCAGGACGCGTCGTCGGAGGAGATCACCGAGGACCACGTCGCGGTGGCGGTCGAGGCGTCGTTGCGCGAAGTAGGCGCGCTCGTGCACGAGCCCGCGCTCAACGACCTGTCCGAGACCGACCGGGCGTTCGTGAAGGTGATGGTCGAGGACGAGGGGGAGTCCGCGATCGCGGACGTCGAACGACGGCTGGGTCGCGACCACGGCTACGTCTCGCGCTACCGCAGCCGGCTGATCGTCGCGGGCATCATCGAGCCGACGCGGCGGGGCTACGTGGACTTCACCATCCCCTACATGCGGGAGTTCGTCCGGGCGAACCGCGACCGGCTCTGA
- a CDS encoding SGNH/GDSL hydrolase family protein, whose translation MTDRQTGQDDAAFSYDNRTGRGPGRVVRTLGLVMPGVRHVQRQVEPYADAWRARNRESLAAPGPRWFVLGDSMSQAVGASRFDAGWVDQLARRLSPALDVPPVVNLSATGARTPDLIEQQLPALRALRPGPDDLVTVLIGSNDLFAGRVFRDGLPDAFAELVRLLPRGSVVATLPQPRAAATAANRHLEVAAATGDLRLVDMRASGPTSWRGRVAEDRFHPNDAGYAAIADAFEPVVRAAVADPHVDR comes from the coding sequence GTGACCGACCGACAGACCGGCCAGGACGACGCCGCGTTCAGCTACGACAACCGCACCGGCCGCGGACCGGGCCGCGTCGTCCGCACCCTCGGGCTCGTCATGCCCGGCGTGCGCCACGTCCAGCGCCAGGTCGAGCCGTACGCCGACGCGTGGCGGGCGCGCAACCGCGAGAGCCTCGCGGCGCCGGGTCCGCGCTGGTTCGTGCTCGGCGACTCCATGTCGCAGGCCGTCGGCGCGTCCCGCTTCGACGCGGGCTGGGTCGACCAGCTCGCACGCCGCCTCTCTCCCGCGCTCGACGTCCCCCCGGTGGTGAACCTCTCCGCCACCGGCGCCCGCACCCCCGACCTCATCGAGCAGCAGCTGCCGGCCCTGCGGGCGCTGCGTCCGGGTCCCGATGACCTGGTGACCGTGCTCATCGGCTCCAACGACCTCTTCGCGGGCCGGGTGTTCCGCGACGGCCTGCCCGACGCCTTCGCCGAGCTGGTGCGGCTGCTCCCCCGCGGCTCGGTCGTGGCCACGCTCCCCCAGCCGCGGGCCGCGGCCACCGCGGCCAACCGGCACCTGGAGGTCGCCGCGGCGACGGGCGACCTGCGGCTCGTGGACATGCGCGCCTCCGGCCCGACGTCCTGGCGGGGTCGGGTCGCCGAGGACCGCTTCCACCCCAACGACGCCGGCTACGCCGCCATCGCGGAC